GCGGGGACAGTGGTGAGGTCTGTCCATACCTCAGGATTGGCTGGCCTTTTCAGCCAATTTTTGAAAAAGAACATGAAAATTTGCCAAACTACAGTAAAATAAGAAATCGTGCCGATAATGCAAGCCGCGGTTATTTGCAACAAATTCGCAATTTGCCCTTGCGCTTTACAACTCTCTTCGGTTATCTTCGCCCGCAGCTTTGCAAGTAAGCGAGCTGTTCAGAAAAGGATACCCTGATCACACATGATCAATTCGCTTGATCACCTTACCATTTTTATCTTTGTCGTAACCTACCTCGGCATTGCCTTTGGCCGAATTCCCGGTTTGCAGATCGATCGTACCGGCATTGCGATTTTTGGGGCGATTGCGCTGATGGTCGCGGGCGCGCTCACGGTGGAACAAGCCACCTCGACAGTCGATTATTCAACGTTGTTGCTGCTCTTCGGCTTAATGATTCTTTCCGCGCAATTGCGCGTGGCCGGTTTTTATCGACTGGTGGCGAAACATGTTCTCACCTTTGCCCATCGCCCGCTCACACTTTTGATTGGGATTGTCACTTCCAGCGCCCTGCTCTCGAGCGTTTTCGCGAATGACATCGTTTGTCTCGCCTTCACGCCCGTGCTCTGCGAAGTCGCACAAACTTCAAAACGCAATCCATTGCCTTATTTAATCGCGCTGGCAACCTCGAGCAACATTGGCAGTGTCGCGACGTTGATCGGCAATCCACAAAACATGTTCATCGGCCAGGTTTCCAATCTGGAGTTTGGCCGCTACCTGCTCGTGATGACGCCGGTCACACTGCTGGGCATTGCCGCCAACGTCGGGGTTGTGCGCCTGTTTTGGCGCGATGAATTCAAAACCTCGCCGGAGGCCAGCGCGATCACGCAACTTCCGCACGAACTGGCGACCTTGAAGCCGGATTATCGCTCGATCAAAAAGACGCTGATCATCACCGGTTTGTTGTTGCTGGCTTTTTTAGCGGGCTGGCCGCGCGAGCTTTGTGCGCTGGCCGCCGCGGCGCTGTTGTTGCCCTCCCGCCGCAATCCCGCGGAAAAACTTTTTGCGCTGGTGGATTGGAATCTCATGATGCTGTTCATTGCGTTGTTTGTCATCGTCGGCGCGCTGCAAGAACGCGGCCTCATGGCGCAGGCGCTGGCGAGCTTATCGTCACGCGGATTTGCGCTCGACCAACCCGTGATCTTTGTCACGCTTTGCACGATCCTGTCGAATCTCGTCAGCAACGTGCCTGCGGTTTTGTTGATGCAGGACATTCCGCGGGACTCGCAAACGCTGTGGTATCTGCTCGCGATGGCGAGTACGTTGGCCGGCAATCTAACCTTGCTCGGCAGTATCGCAAATCTCATCGTCGCGGAGAAGGCGGCGGGCTACGGCGTACGCTTAAAATTTGGAGATTACGTCAAAATCGGCTTGCCGCTAACGCTGACTACATTGATCATCGGCACAGTCTGGGTTTTGCTGGTGACTTGAGGATTCTCGCGTAAATAATTTGCTCATATTTCAAACCGCGAATGGACGCCAATAAACGCGAATATCGAAATTGGCGAATATTCGCGTTCATTCGCGGCATCAAAGAGGAAAGAGTTCACAATGGACATCTGGCTGTGGTTGGGTTTTCTGCTGCTAGTCGCATTGATGCTGGCGCTCGATTTGGGCGTGTTCAATCGCCACGCTCATGTGATTAAAGCCAAAGAAGCGCTGCTCTGGACGGCATTTTGGATTCTGCTGGCGCTGGTTTTCAACGTTGCCATTTATTTCATGTATGAAAGCAACTGGCTGAACATCGGCAACGCAGACGGGGAATTGCTCCCGGGCGGCCAGGCCGCGCTGCAATTTTTCACGGGATATATTGTTGAGAAATCCCTCAGCCTCGACAATATCTTCGTGATTGCCGTTATCTTCTCTTATTTCAAAGTGCCGGCGATGTATCAGCATCGCGTCTTGTTTTGGGGCATCGTTGGCGCGGTAATTTTGCGCGGCGCGATGATCGTGGCGGGGACGGCCCTCATCGAACGTTTCACCTGGATGACGTACATTTTCGGCGGCTTGCTCATCGCCACCGCCGTCAAAATGATGATTACCCGCCACGAAACGCTCGAACCTGACAAAAATCCGTTGGTACGTCTGGCGCGCCGCTTCTATCCGGTGAGCAAAGATTTTGAGGGCCAGCATTTTTTCACACACCTCGAAGGGCGGCGCGCCATGACGCCGATGTTTCTGGTTCTACTCGTCATTGAAAGCACGGACGTCTTATTCGCGATCGATTCGATACCGGCGATTTTTGCGGTGACGCACGATCCTTTTCTCGTCTTTACTTCGAACATCTTCGCTATACTCGGTTTGCGCTCGCTTTATTTTGCCCTCGCCGCGATGATGGACAAGTTCCGCTATCTCAAACACAGCCTGGTTTTCGTTCTGAGTTATGTCGGCGTCAAAATGATTCTCACGCATCACCATCCCATCCCCACCACGACGTCTCTCATCGTTATAGCCAGCTTGCTGACGGTGGGCATTCTCGCCTCGATTTATGCGGGCCGCCGCGATCCCGTACCGCTCGCCTCGCCGCTGCCGCGTGAAATCACGGGCGGCGAAAAGTAAGATCACACCACACATGCGAATGCTATCGTGAACATTTTTCATCCGAAAGAACACCTTACTGAACAAGACGTGCAGGCCGGCTTGCGCGGCGTGTTGCGGGACGGCCTGACCACCCAGGCCATGCTCACCCTCACCGGCGGCGCTTTTCTGGTTGATTACGCGCTGCAATTCGAGGCTTCGAATGCCCTCATCGGTTTATTGGCCGCCATCCCGTTTCTTGCGCAACTCGTGCAGGTTCCCTCCATCTACCTCATCGAAAAATATCGCGTGCGCCGGGCGATTTGCGTGTTCGGTTCTGCTCTCGCACGGCTATTTTTGCTGGCTGTCTGCACCATTCCCTTTTTTCTGGCCGGTGCAACTGCATTGGCGGCGCTGACGGCTTGCATTCTTGGTTATGCGGTTTTCGGCGCCATTTCCGGCTGCAGTTGGAATTCCTGGATGCGCGACTTGATTCCGCAAAACCGCCTGGGCGCATTCTTCGCCAAGCGCATGGCGTTGATGGCCGGCTTCGGCATCGTGCTCAATTTGAGCGCCGGGTTCTATATCGATTGGTTCGCGGATTACTTTCACACCGCTAAAGTTTTTGGCTACTCGATATTGTTCCTGGCAGGCGCCTCTGCAGGTTTGCTCGGCGTCTATGTCATTTCCAGGATTCCCGAGCCGCGCATGCCCACCACCGAAAAACATCTGCCGTTTTCCGCCATGCTGCTGCAACCGTTCAAAGAAAAAAACTTCCGGCGATTGATCATGTTTCAAGGCGCCTGGAACTTTGCCATCAATCTGGCGGCGCCGTTTTTCACGGTGTACATGCTCACCATGCTCGGCCTGCACATGCGCGCTATCATCACCTTGCAAGTGTTGAGTCAGATTATGAATCTGCTCTTCTTTCGCATTTGGGGACGTTTGTCCGATCGCTTCAGCAACAAATCCGTGCTGAGCGTGGCCGGGCCGTTGTACATCATTTGCATTTTTGTTTTCACCTTCACCACGCTGCCGAACAAATATCTGTTGACCATGCCGCTGCTCATTGTTATTCACATTTTCATGGGAATCGCGACTGCCGGTGTGACGCTGGCCACCGGCAATATCGGTTTGAAACTTGCACCGCAGGGACAGGCGACGGCTTACTTGGCCGCGAACAGCCTGGTGAATTCCACCGCGGCCGGCATTGCACCCATTTTGGGCGGAAACTTTGTGGACGTTTTTTCGGACTATGCGCTGTCGTGGACAGTGAGATGGAAAAGTCCGGCAGGCGAGATGACATTTGAAACTCTCGATTTGCAGCATTGGGATTTCTTTTTTATACTCGCATGCCTGGTCGGTTTATATGCCATGCACCGACTTGCCAAAGTCAAAGAAGTCGGCGAGGTGGAAGAAGAAATCGTTGTACTTGAGTTGATCGCCGAAGCACGTCGCTTCATGCTGAATCTTTCCACCATTGCCGGCTTGCGTGCCGCCTTGCAGTTTCCGTTTTCTTTGCTGGGAACGAGTTTCAAAAGGCCCAATTCGCAAACCAAACCCGGGGATACATAAACCGGCTGAACGCGCGCGCTGCCGAAAAATTGCCGGGATTCTTGTCGATTTTTTCGCGGCTCAATCGTCTTGTCTGTGGAAATCCAGGCCGTCCTCCTCGAGTTTTGGTGTCAGACGCCAACGGCATGCCTTATTGCGTGAGGACGGCGACAAAAACGAATCGCATCACCAAGCAGGAGGGTGTTATGGCGCAGTTCATTTTGTTGTTGCGCAATGGAGAATTTCCGGTTTATTCTCCCGAGGAAATGCAAAAAGTTCTGGAGAAGTATCTCGCCTGGGCGGACAAGCTGAGAGCAGATGGCAGATATCGTGGCGGCGACGATCTCAAAGAAGGCGGGTGTGTCTTGTCCATGAAAAACGGGAAATTCATTGTCGACGGGCCTTACGTCGAAACCAAAGAGATTGTCGGCGGTTATTTTCTGATCGAGGCGAAAAACCTCGAAGAAGCCACGGAAATCTCAAAGGAATGCCCGCATCTCGGTTTCAGCGGCAGCATTGAAATACGCGAAATCAATCCCCATTGAATCAATGCCGGCCGCGCGCATTGCGGTGAATCATCACATTCACCGCAAGCGCCCGGACGGTGAAAGCGAGGATATATGAGTTATTTCACACCGGAGTACTTGAAATTTTTTCGCGGCCTGGCGAAGAACAACAGCAAAGCCTGGTTCGAAGCCAACCGGGAACGTTATGAAAACGAGGTCAAAAAGCCTTTTACCGTCTTTGTCGAGCAACTGATCGCGCGCATTCATGCCGAAGATACCGAGGTCAGAATCTCGGCAAAAGAGGCGATTTTCCGGATCAATCGCGACGTTCGTTTTTCCAAGGACAAAACGCCCTACAAAACGCATATGGCGGCGCTCATTTCACCCGCCGGCCGCGCCGATCATGAAACGCCCGGGTTCTATTTGCAATTCGGGGCAGACATGGTGATGCTCGCGGGCGGCGTGTATACGCCGGCAAACGAAAGTGTTTATCGCATTCGGCGGGCCATCGTGAATCATCCCAAAGAATTCCAGGCATTGCTGCGAGACAAGGACTTCAAGAAAAAATATGTGACGCTGCAGGGCGAAAAGAATAAAGTACTGCCCAGCGAATTCAAAGAAGCGGCGTTGCAGCAACCGTTGCTTGCCAACAAACAATTTTATTATGCCGCCGAGCTGGAGGCCGAAACAATTCTCAAGAAAAATTTGCCGGAATTCTTGATGCAGTATTGCCGCGCC
This region of Cytophagia bacterium CHB2 genomic DNA includes:
- a CDS encoding TerC family protein, giving the protein MDIWLWLGFLLLVALMLALDLGVFNRHAHVIKAKEALLWTAFWILLALVFNVAIYFMYESNWLNIGNADGELLPGGQAALQFFTGYIVEKSLSLDNIFVIAVIFSYFKVPAMYQHRVLFWGIVGAVILRGAMIVAGTALIERFTWMTYIFGGLLIATAVKMMITRHETLEPDKNPLVRLARRFYPVSKDFEGQHFFTHLEGRRAMTPMFLVLLVIESTDVLFAIDSIPAIFAVTHDPFLVFTSNIFAILGLRSLYFALAAMMDKFRYLKHSLVFVLSYVGVKMILTHHHPIPTTTSLIVIASLLTVGILASIYAGRRDPVPLASPLPREITGGEK
- a CDS encoding MFS transporter, translating into MLTLTGGAFLVDYALQFEASNALIGLLAAIPFLAQLVQVPSIYLIEKYRVRRAICVFGSALARLFLLAVCTIPFFLAGATALAALTACILGYAVFGAISGCSWNSWMRDLIPQNRLGAFFAKRMALMAGFGIVLNLSAGFYIDWFADYFHTAKVFGYSILFLAGASAGLLGVYVISRIPEPRMPTTEKHLPFSAMLLQPFKEKNFRRLIMFQGAWNFAINLAAPFFTVYMLTMLGLHMRAIITLQVLSQIMNLLFFRIWGRLSDRFSNKSVLSVAGPLYIICIFVFTFTTLPNKYLLTMPLLIVIHIFMGIATAGVTLATGNIGLKLAPQGQATAYLAANSLVNSTAAGIAPILGGNFVDVFSDYALSWTVRWKSPAGEMTFETLDLQHWDFFFILACLVGLYAMHRLAKVKEVGEVEEEIVVLELIAEARRFMLNLSTIAGLRAALQFPFSLLGTSFKRPNSQTKPGDT
- a CDS encoding anion transporter: MINSLDHLTIFIFVVTYLGIAFGRIPGLQIDRTGIAIFGAIALMVAGALTVEQATSTVDYSTLLLLFGLMILSAQLRVAGFYRLVAKHVLTFAHRPLTLLIGIVTSSALLSSVFANDIVCLAFTPVLCEVAQTSKRNPLPYLIALATSSNIGSVATLIGNPQNMFIGQVSNLEFGRYLLVMTPVTLLGIAANVGVVRLFWRDEFKTSPEASAITQLPHELATLKPDYRSIKKTLIITGLLLLAFLAGWPRELCALAAAALLLPSRRNPAEKLFALVDWNLMMLFIALFVIVGALQERGLMAQALASLSSRGFALDQPVIFVTLCTILSNLVSNVPAVLLMQDIPRDSQTLWYLLAMASTLAGNLTLLGSIANLIVAEKAAGYGVRLKFGDYVKIGLPLTLTTLIIGTVWVLLVT
- a CDS encoding DUF2461 domain-containing protein, encoding MSYFTPEYLKFFRGLAKNNSKAWFEANRERYENEVKKPFTVFVEQLIARIHAEDTEVRISAKEAIFRINRDVRFSKDKTPYKTHMAALISPAGRADHETPGFYLQFGADMVMLAGGVYTPANESVYRIRRAIVNHPKEFQALLRDKDFKKKYVTLQGEKNKVLPSEFKEAALQQPLLANKQFYYAAELEAETILKKNLPEFLMQYCRAGRGMNAFLKRALGK